One genomic segment of Impatiens glandulifera chromosome 6, dImpGla2.1, whole genome shotgun sequence includes these proteins:
- the LOC124943950 gene encoding valine--tRNA ligase, mitochondrial 1, which produces MAKLELLSFYLIRDHFVVETETASSVSENQIMEPKVENASSLSAEELEKKKKKEEKAREKELKKLKAAQKAEAAKLQAQQATSTVSKTAKKKTAKREVTEENPEDYVDPETPLGEKKRLSSQMAKQFNPTAVESSWYSWWEKSDFFVADSSSTKPPFVIVLPPPNVTGALHIGHALTAAIQDTIIRWRRMSGYNVLWVPGMDHAGIATQVVVEKKIMRERKLTRHDVGRENFVAEVWKWKDEYGGTILGQLRRLGASLDWSRECFTMDEQRSKAVTEAFVRLYEEGLIYRDLRLVNWDCVLRTAISDIEVDYVDIKERTLLKVPGYDEEVEFGVLTSFAYPLEGGLGEIVVATTRVETMLGDSAIAVHPDDSRYKHLHGKFAVHPFNGRKLPIVCDPILVDPSFGTGAVKITPAHDPNDFEVGKRHKLEFINILDDDGKINSNGGKEFQGMPRFKARKAVTAALQKQGLYRESKNNEMRLGVCSRTNDVVEPLIKPQWYVNCKSMATDGLNAVTDDANQRIEIIPKQYVAEWRRWLENIRDWCISRQLWWGHRVPAWYVVLAEDEQKELGSYQDHWLVARNEEEAHTQAAKLFSGKKFEIFQDPDVLDTWFSSGLFPLSVLGWPDETADLKAFYSTSVLETGHDILFFWVARMVMLGMKLGGDVPFRKVYLHPMIRDAHGRKMSKSLGNVIDPLEVINGISLEGLNKRLEEGNLDPTELKVAKEGQSKDFPNGIPECGTDALRFALVSYTAQSDKINLDIQRVVGYRQWCNKLWNAIRFAMSKLGDGYIPPKQISPKAMPFVCQWILSVLNKAISRTVSSLDSYEFSDAASAVYSWWQFQLCDVFIELIKPYFTNNDPKYVSERGHAQDTLWTCLDYGLRLLHPFMPFVTEELWQRLPSASGSVRKESIMIAEYPSVVESWTNENVELHMDAIESAVKSLRSLRALIPAKERLQRRAGFAQCKSNVIEEVIRSHEFEISILAALSSLEVLRETDAAPSGCAVSVVNETLSVYLMTQGTIDVEAEHEKLLKKVADIQKQRDSLQKMMDVSSYKENVPQHIHETNVTKLATLMQELLSFEEAKQHLERQISADTAANDI; this is translated from the exons ATGGCCAAGCTAGAACTTCTTTCTTTCTACCTTATCCGCGACCATTTCGTG GTTGAAACAGAAACGGCATCTTCTGTGTCCGAGAATCAAATTATGGAGCCAAAG GTGGAAAATGCTTCATCACTATCAGCTGAAGAacttgaaaagaaaaagaagaaagaagaaaag GCAAGAGAGAAAGAGTTGAAGAAATTGAAAGCAGCTCAAAAAGCTGAAGCGGCTAAACTTCAG GCCCAACAAGCAACATCAACTGTTTCAAAGACAGCAAAAAAGAAGACCGCAAAGAGAGAAGTTACAGAAGAAAACCCTGAGGATTATGTTGATCCAGAAACTCCCTTGGGGGAGAAGAAGCGTCTTTCATCTCAAATGGCAAAACAATTCAACCCAACTGCTGTGGAGAGCTC GTGGTATTCATGGTGGGAAAAGTCCGACTTCTTTGTGGCAGATTCCAGCAGCACTAAGCCACCGTTTGTTATC GTTCTGCCTCCACCAAATGTTACAGGAGCTTTACATATAGGGCATGCTTTAACTGCTGCTATTCAG GATACTATAATCCGATGGAGAAGGATGTCTGGGTATAATGTTCTCTGGGTGCCAGGAATGGACCATGCTGGGATAGCAACACAG GTGGTTGTGGAAAAGAAGATAATGCGGGAGAGAAAGTTAACAAGGCATGATGTTGGACGTGAGAATTTTGTGGCTGAA GTCTGGAAATGGAAGGATGAGTACGGAGGGACCATACTCGGACAGTTACGTCGTCTTGGTGCATCACTTGATTGGTCTCGTGAG TGCTTTACAATGGATGAGCAGCGATCTAAGGCTGTGACAGAAGCCTTTGTGAGGCTTTATGAAGAAGGTCTAATATACAG GGATCTGCGTCTGGTCAATTGGGATTGTGTATTGCGAACGGCAATATCTGATATTGAG GTTGACTACGTGGATATTAAAGAAAGAACGCTTCTAAAGGTTCCTGGATATGACGAGGAAGTGGAATTTGGAGTTTTGACTTCATTTGCTTATCCGTTGGAAGGAGGACTAGGTGAAATTGTTGTGGCTACAACCAGAGTGGAAACAATGCTTGGTGATTCAGCTATTGCTGTACATCCTGATGATTCCAGATACAAACATCTTCATGGAAAATTTGCTGTCCATCCATTTAATGGAAGAAAGCTTCCCATAGTGTGCGATCCAATACTCGTTGATCCAAGTTTTGGAACTGGTGCTGTAAAG ATTACTCCAGCCCATGATCCCAATGATTTTGAGGTAGGAAAACGTCATAAACTTGAGTTTATCAACATCCTTGATGATGACGGGAAAATAAACAGTAATGGTGGTAAAGAATTCCAAGGAATGCCTCGTTTTAAAGCCCGTAAGGCTGTGACTGCAGCTTTACAAAAGCAG GGACTATATAGGGAATCAAAAAATAACGAGATGCGCCTTGGTGTATGCTCCCGTACTAATGATGTCGTGGAGCCTTTAATTAAGCCTCAGTGGTATGTTAATTGCAAAAGCATGGCTACAGATGGTCTTAATGCCGTCACTGATGATGCAAATCAGAGAATTGAAATCATTCCAAAACAATATGTTGCTGAATGGAGGAG ATGGCTGGAAAACATACGTGATTGGTGCATCTCGAGACAGCTTTGGTGGGGTCATCGTGTTCCTGCATGGTATGTTGTACTGGCAGAGGATGAACAGAAGGAACTTGGTTCATACCAAGATCATTGGTTGGTTGCCAGAAATGAAGAAGAGGCCCATACTCAGGCTGCAAAGCTATTTTCGGGGAAGAAATTTGAGATTTTCCAAGATCCTGATGTTCTTGACACTTGGTTTTCGTCTGGACTTTTCCCTTTGTCTGTTTTAGGTTGGCCAGATGAAACGGCAGATCTCAAGGCATTTTATTCTACATCTGTTCTTGAAACTGGACATGATATTCTTTTTTTCTGGGTAGCCAGAATGGTGATGTTAGGTATGAAGCTCGGAGGTGATGTACCTTTCAGAAAG GTCTATTTGCATCCCATGATTCGTGATGCACATGGGCGAAAGATGTCAAAGTCACTAGGAAATGTTATTGATCCTCTTGAAGTTATCAATGGGATATCCCTGGAAGGTCTTAACAAGAGACTGGAAGAGGGTAATTTGGATCCTACTGAGCTGAAGGTTGCAAAAGAGGGACAGTCAAAGGACTTTCCTAATGGTATTCCTGAATGTGGCACAGATGCTCTTCGGTTTGCTTTGGTCTCTTATACAGCACAG TCTGATAAAATCAATCTTGATATTCAACGTGTTGTTGGGTACCGTCAATGGTGCAACAAGCTCTGGAATGCTATACGATTTGCCATGAGTAAACTTGGAGATGGTTATATTCCGCCAAAACAAATATCTCCAAAAGCTATGCCATTTGTTTGCCAATGGATTCTCTCTGTACTGAATAAAGCCATTTCTAGAACTGTTTCATCCTTGGATTCGTATGAGTTCTCTGATGCAGCCAGTGCTGTATATTCATGGTGGCAATTTCAACTTTGTGATGTCTTTATTGAATTAATCAAGCCTTACTTCACAAATAATGACCCCAAATATGTGTCTGAGAGGGGTCATGCTCAAGACACTTTATGGACCTGTTTGGATTATGGACTCAGGCTATTGCATCCATTTATGCCGTTTGTTACAGAAGAACTGTGGCAGCGTCTTCCTTCGGCTAGTGGATCTGTGAGGAAAGAATCCATTATGATCGCCGAATATCCATCAGTAGTTGAG AGTTGGACAAACGAGAATGTTGAACTTCATATGGATGCAATTGAGTCCGCGGTAAAATCACTCAGATCACTAAGGGCATTGATTCCTGCAAAGGAAAGGCTACAAAG GAGGGCAGGATTTGCACAATGCAAGTCAAATGTGATAGAAGAAGTTATAAGAAGTCATGAATTTGAAATTTCGATACTCGCAGCTTTATCATCACTTGAG GTTCTTCGAGAAACTGATGCTGCGCCTTCTGGCTGTGCTGTGTCTGTTGTTAACGAAACACTTTCTGTCTATCTTATGACTCAAGGAACTATCGATGTTGAAGCAGAACATGAAAAGCTTCTAAAAAAGGTGGCTGATATTCAAAA ACAAAGGGATAGCTTGCAGAAGATGATGGATGTTTCGAGCTACAAAGAGAATGTCCCACAACACATTCATGAAACCAATGTTACAAAGTTAGCTACTCTTATGCAAGAACTGCTCTCTTTTGAAGAAGCCAAACAGCACTTAGAACGTCAAATTTCCGCAGACACAGCAGCTAATGACATTTAA